AGGGAAGTCTGTTTCTGAGCATCTTAGCGACTTTCAAGATATTATTAACAAGTTGACTGTTATGAAAATTGTCCTTGATGATGAGTTGCAGACTTTATTCCTCTTGAGTTCTTTGCCAGACAGTTGGGAAACTTTGGTTGTGTCCATCAGCAACTCAGCTCCAGATGGTACGCTTTCATTGGATGTCATCAAAGAGAGCATGTTCAATGAAGAGCTTAGAAGAAAGGAGATGGGTGTTGATATTTCGCAGGCACTTGTGGTAGAGAATAGAGGAAGAAGCAAGAGTAGAGGTCCCAAAGGGCGTGGCAAGTCAAAGTATAGGTCAAAGTCCAAGGATGGGAGAGAACCTACGATATGCCACTATTGTAGCAAGCCTGGCCACATTCAAAAGTTTTGCTACAAGTTGAAAAGAGACcagcaaaataagaaaaatgaccaTCATAAAGAGGGTGATGACAAGAATACAGCTGCTACAACTTCTAGTTCTGATGATCGTGTTTCTTTGATATGTGCTACTGGAGAATGTTGTCATGTTGATAGTTCTGACACTGAATGGCTTATTGATACAGGAGCTTCCTATCATTGTGTTCCTAATAAGGAGTACTTTATTGACTACCGAGCTGGAGATTTTGGTAGTGTGAAGATGGGGAACCAGAGCTCAGCAAGTATTGTTGGCATTGGAGATATTCGAGTCCAAACCAATGTAGGGTGCTATTTGACGTTGAGAGATGTTCGCCACATTCCAGATTTACGCCTCAATTTATTGTCTGCTAACGTACTTGATGAAGAGGGTTACAAGCACACTTTTGGTGAGGGTAAATGGAAATTGTCTAAGGGTTCCTTGACTGTTGCTCGTGGCAAGCTTTGTTGCACCTTGTATAAGACACATTTGAAAGTGTGTAGTGGTGAGTTGAATGCTATtgaggagaaaacatctcctaACTTATGGCACCGAAGATTGGGGCATGTTAGTGAGAAGGGTATAAAGCTGTTGGCCGGTAAGTCTCTTATTCCTGCTGATGTTACTATTTCACTTGACCCTTGTGATCATTGTTTAGCAGGAAAGCAACACAGAGTTTCTTTTCCGAGGACATCTACaagaaagaaagtgaagttagAGTTGGTTTACTCTGATGTGTGTGGTCCCATAGAGGTGGAATCACTTGGTGGTAACAAAtactttgttacttttattgatgatgctACTCGGAGAACTTGGGTTTATATGATGAAGCACAAAAGTGAGGTGTTCGGTATCTTCAAGAAGTTTCATGCAATGGTTGAAAGGGAGACAGATTGCAAACTGAAGCGTCTTCGAACTGATAATGGAGGTGAATACACTTCAAATGAGTTTAAAGCATATTGCTCAAGATATGGCATTCGACATGAGAGAACAGAACCGAGTACCCCACAACACAATGGCGTTGccgagaggatgaacagaaccaTTATTGAGAAAGTGAGATGCATGCTTAGAATGTCCAATCTTCCTAAGTCATTTTGGGGTGAAACAGTTGGAACTGCTGTGTATTTGATAAATAGAGCACCATCAGTTCCTTTGGAGTTTGATATTCCCGAGAGAGTTTGGTTTGGGAAAGACCCCTCTTATTCTCACTTGAGGGTGTTTGGATGCAAGGCTTTTATGCATGTGCCGAAGGAACATAGATTGAAGCTTGATTTCAAGACTTCTCCTTGTGTGTTTGTTGGATATGGTGATGAAGAGTTTGGTTACAGACTTTATGATCCAGCAAAGCAAAAAGTTGTGAGAAGTAGAGATGTTGTCTTTTATGAGCACGAGATGGGTTATCATCTCTTGGGTGCTGATAAGACTTATTATTCTAATTTCTCTCATGATGTTATTGATATGCCCATGCCTCATGTTTCTGCTTCAGATGATAAATTAACAGGTGATGCTCCAGAGGATGGTCATGAAATTGCTCATGAACATGACCATATTGAAGAGGTACAACCTGATGTTGTTGTACCACAACCTGATGATGAAGCTGTAGATGTTCAACATGGAGAGTCTTCCAATCAGGGGGAGAAATCCAGCCCACAGGTAGAAGAgccaacacttagaaaatcgaCCAGAGTTCGTCAACCTTCAAGACTTTATCCAAGTTCAGAATACATCCTAATCACTGATGAGGGGGAGCCTGAAAGCCTTCAAGAGGTCTTGTCACACTCAGACAAAGACCATTGGCTCAAGGCTATGCAAGAGGAGATGAATTCTTTGAAGAAGAATGAAACCTATGACTTGGTGAAGCCTCCAAAAGGGAAGAAAGTCTTGAAGAACAGGTGGTTGTTTAAGAACAAGAAAGTTGACAACAAGCTAGTGAAGCGGAAGGCAAGATTAGTGGTGAAGGGATGCCATCAGAAAAAAGGCATCGACTTCGATGAGATTTTTGCACCGGTGGTGAAGATGACTTCCATTCGTATGATTTTGGGACTAGCTGCCAGTTtgaatcttgaacttgaacaacttgatgttaaaactgctttcttACATGGTGATTTGCATGAGGAGATTTACATGGAGCAGCCGGAAGGATTTGAAGTTAAGGGAAAAGAGAATTTTGTTTGCAAGTTGAAAAAGAGTCtctatggactcaagcaagcaccaaggcaatgGTATCACAAGTTTGATTCCTTCATGAGTAGTAATGAGTACAAGCGGACTACTGCAGATCCTTGTGtgtattttagaaaattctCTGAAGGTAACTTCATTATCCTTtgcttgtatgttgatgatatgttgattgtgggaCAAGATGTTGAGATGATTTGCAGGTTAAAAGAGGATTTGTCAAAGTcctttgatatgaaatatttgggTCCTGCGAAGCAAATTCTTGGTATGGAAATTGCTCGTGATAGAAAAGCTGGTAAGCTTTGGTTGTCACAAGAAAAGTATATTGAACGGGTGCTTGAAAggttcaatatgaagaatgccAAGCAAGTTAATACACCACTTGCAGCCCATTTCAAGTTGAGCAAGCGTTGTTGTCCTACAAccaagaaagaaaaggaaagtatGTCTCATATTCCTTACTCATTTGCTGTTGGTTCATTGATGTATGCCATGGTGTGTACAACATATAGCACATGCTGTTGGATTGGTTAGCAGATACTTGGCAAATCCGAGCAAGGTTCATTGGGAAGCTGTAAAGTGGATCTTAAGATATTTGCGAGGCACATCAaatctgagtttgtgttttggaggTGGTGAGCCTATTCTTGAGGGATTTACGGATGCTAACATGGCTGGAGATCTTGATAACCGGAAGTCTACCTCGGGTTACTTGTTCAAATTTGCAGGGGGAGCCATTTCATGGCAATCCAAGCTACAGAAGTGTGTAGCGTTGTCTACAACCGAGGCAGAATATATAGCAGCAGTGGAAGCAAGCAAAGAAATGCTTTGGTTAAAGCGTTTCCTTCAAGAGTTAGGTTTGAAGCAAAGCGAGTATGTTGTGTTTTGTGATAGTCAAAGTGCTATGGACTTGAGCAAAAACAGCATGTACCATGCTCGcacaaagcatattgatgtgAGATATCATTGGTTGCGTGTTGTCATTGAAGAGCAActaatgaagttgaagaagattcaCACCAACAAGAATGGTGCTGATATGTTGACAAAGGTGGTCCCTCGAAGCAAGCTTGAATTTTGTTCCAAGCTTGCAGGTATGTCTTCTTGATGACCTTTTATGTTTGGTCTCCCCGAACTGGGCTGGAGGGGGAGATTGTTAAGGGTCCAGCCCATTGATGGGTGACCCATATATTTTGGGATTTGTTGACTTCTTCTAGAAGTCTTGGGCAGCTGATGTTGGGGCTgggttttttgttttggaagagaaaaaagaaatagagagaGGGTTTGAGAGAGAAAAGGGTTGCTGGTTTTTCTGGACAGCGAGACAAAATTTCAGATTGCAAGAGATCCGACCGTTGGATCCTTCTGAAATTTTCACAGCTGGTTCACAACACATAGCACTACATCTTGACTGTTCAGATCGTCAATCGGAGTTCTTGATCGTCTGTTATCGCAGCTGGCGTAACCTGCGTTTTTTTGGTgatatttctcaatttctcttctcttttgtgttggctcttatgtatgttgttgttggtgggctGTGACATCCTTGTAGACTGATTTGGGTGTTTTTACCCTCAATTTGCataataagagaagaagaagggtgGACTCCTTCAAGTCCCGTGGTTTATATCCTTCATACCGAAGGGGTTTTCCACGTATAAATCTTGTGTGTCACTTGCgtatttataattcatatttgcTTGTGATTCAATTGATGTGTTGCTGATTTGAGCTTGGTTAATATAGTGGTGAATTTCTTTTGGTAAATTGGTGAAGTATATTTGGTTGATTGTCTTGAAGTCGATCCTTGTAGGTGTTGTATCCTACTTGTGTTGTTTTGTGACTCACCTCACAATTAGAAATATCTTCACCTAATTGTGATAATTTATCCAAGTTCTTCCTAAGTTCAGCTTCAAATGTTGATCTAGCACAAGCCCAAAATCTCTTTCGTTTCTCAACACCTTTCAAGTTTTTTGACCAGTTTGTAAATATATGTCTTGCACACATTCTTTGTTCACATTCTGGAAGCAACTCCTGAACAGCTAAATATAATCCCTGAAAAACTTATGTGGTTAAAATCattcaaaacaataaataaaatatatggtgAAGAATCTGCACAACTAAGACTAAAATCACTTAACAACTAAAACTAAAAGGGATGAAATAGTAGCTAAAAAGAACAGTAGCTAAACAAGTTAAATAACAAAGTACCACTAGAGTATCTAATTTTGTGGACAAGATAAATGTTGTTATGAACTATCAAAAGGTCCTTTACAAAATGCTGAAATTAGTAGCTAAAAACTACTTATAACACATCAgctgaaaatcatgaaataataGTTAAAACTGAATGATAAGAGACAAAAACAAAGGTTTAGAAAGAGCTTAAATTCGTAGCTACAATTAATTAAACACATTAACTAGAATTTGTTAAATCAGTAGCTAAAAAAGCTGAAAATATCAGCTAATATTGGCTAAAAAAACTGAAATCAGAGGCTAAAAATCGTACCTTTTGCATATCACTTATAATAGTCAATCCTTCTCCTTCATCATTAATGTCCAAATCAGATTTCAAAATTCTCAAAAACCAAGTCCAAGTTTCTCTACTTTCAGTTCCAACAACAGCCCATGCTATTGGAAACATCTGATTATTCCCATCATTCGCAATAGCAACTAGTAGCTGGCCTTTAGATATTCCCTTCAAAAAGCAACCATCTAACCAATACACTTTCTACAACCCTCAATGAATCCTTTTTTCAAAGctgaaaaacaaatataaaaggaaTGAAAGAGTTTTTTTCCATCATCACAGTTTGTCACTTTCACCACACAAGTGCTTCCTGGATTTGATTCAAGAAGCATATCTCTGTAGTCATAGATTCTACTAAACTCAGCAATATGATCACccattatatttttcaacaccATTTTTCTGGCCTTCAAACACACGAACTTACCAACATACAATCCCATGTCTGTTTTGGCCAATCTTGTATTTCCCATCCCTTTATGCAAGGTTGAGAAACAATTCTAGTTTTATAGTACTTAGCCAAAAATTTAGAGTTGCACATTGTGTTGGTATTGGTTCTATAACACTTATGTCTAGGATTGTAGGTTTTTATGATGAAATCAGAAGATTTGAACTCTTTGCTTGCATAAAGTATCCAAGGACAACCATTAGCTTTGCATTTTACTCTGACCCTTCTTTGATCATTGTGGATTTCTCCAGTTGACAACCTCTCTCAATTGCATACTTGCTCAAAGCTTCTCTAAACTTTTTCACATTTTCGAATACCATGTTAAGTTACCACACAACCTTTGACCATGTTGGATCATATGAGACCCTCTTGTCCTTCTTTCTTGTCCTTAAAATGTCAGATTTTTCAACATCTATTTCTTCCTCACTGTCACTATCAAAGCTGTCAGCATCAGAACTGTCGTAAAAAGGTTCATCACCTACTATCTTAccagtaaatttttttttgggtttatcAATGTCTTCAAAACCAGGATCTATGCCAACTTCTCCTAGAAAACACTCggcaaccttttttttttctttttggctctttatttttcttcaaatatgatttcaaaTCCTTCTTAACCATACTCAGCTCTTCATGAATATCACTCCCATAACCATCCTCGTCGCTAGAAAAGTCATCATTCTCATCACTTTCAGCATCACTATGCACAATAGTTTCTGCTTCATCTTCCTCTGAATCTTCATCTTCACTAGAAAACTGAAATTCATCTTCTGCTTCGTTTGTGTTTCTACTGTCATTTTCTATCATATTTGATTGTTGGACCCCGACAATTTGATTTCTACCATCaataagtgatatttttttaccTAAAGGTGCATTGAGACCTTCACCAACTTTGTTGGTAGATTCTTTATTAGGTCTATCTGCTTCATTGCATGTGGCCTCAAGAGACTCATTGGTATGTGTCGTTTTGATCAAAACTTCCCCTTTATGACAGATATAAATGTCCATAGTACCCCCAGCAACCAACATATTGGCCAAGACCAACAAATCCCTATCTTTGACCAATTCTACCAAATTGTCAACTTGAGCAActccaatatatattttttctatattggtA
The DNA window shown above is from Solanum lycopersicum chromosome 11, SLM_r2.1 and carries:
- the LOC138339664 gene encoding uncharacterized protein, with protein sequence MDTKYIRLRFYIGGILVSEVGPAYIGGEKEYAVNVDIDHLSIPEIIDYCRDFGVTNIEKIYIGVAQVDNLVELVKDRDLLVLANMLVAGGTMDIYICHKGEVLIKTTHTNESLEATCNEADRPNKESTNKVGEGLNAPLGKKISLIDGRNQIVGVQQSNMIENDSRNTNEAEDEFQFSSEDEDSEEDEAETIVHSDAESDENDDFSSDEDGYGSDIHEELREVGIDPGFEDIDKPKKKFTGKIVGDEPFYDSSDADSFDSDSEEEIDVEKSDILRTRKKDKRVSYDPTWSKGISKGQLLVAIANDGNNQMFPIAWAVVGTESRETWTWFLRILKSDLDINDEGEGLTIISDMQKGLYLAVQELLPECEQRMCARHIFTNWSKNLKGVEKRKRFWACARSTFEAELRKNLDKLSQLGEDISNCEVSHKTTQVGYNTYKDRLQDNQPNILHQFTKRNSPLY